From one Humulus lupulus chromosome 8, drHumLupu1.1, whole genome shotgun sequence genomic stretch:
- the LOC133798721 gene encoding F-box protein At3g54460 produces MPMEDEQDTSFPHHKLCGYLCAVLTVDTSPHPSPRLGTRFHILRHNSQLLFRSDDVVLSPVNAAQYQCEGEPKLVGTEESCGIPKGKRKRKRSIGLVNGSMSVVEQIYALVTNKCLQIDARMVWAEEVGGGSTSTSAAGEVRAVLLVDVYLPIEFWSGWQFPKCGSIAGAVFKHLSCNWEQRRLMIANEDYFKDTLAAGRGMWNLSDCHVLGCKLHYDVTDTSRKRLFELHEIFKSLPSITEMGYPNAYRIQPVGDSCRSGIWELSDDILIKILAILGPTDLVRIAVTCRNLRFLAALIMPCMKLKLFPHQQAAVQWMLHREQHAEVLPHPLYMAFTTEDGFSFYMSTISGEIVSDIPPTVNDFRGGMFCDEPGLGKTITALSLILKTLGKLADPPDGVNVIRCTHNGDQVCGYYDLGDDYAVGSIVTPGKRDASKKAQIGAEKLGYYSSKRGRLSFLNEHVAGVRDLCSNKGKETPAATCPEPAMPVTRCTRNLSRIRKNLFSTVDKDSGYFNETKSGLNSCRAKHVLDGSGQVSWGKQTDMSYELSNVSKKHSKVTTDHDHCNDTWIQCDACGKWRRFQESSMSGTNITWFCSMNTDPLYQNCTVPEETWDKGQPIMYLQGFYTKGTSGGQEQNISFFASVLKEHRSLMNFATKTALRWLIKLSPEKLTEMETIGLRGPFISTCVEPGEDALDFHKIFESFGLRREVKKRIIMWYYPQNLHNLVFDVAALKIALSLPLDSIRLYVSKATLIVVPANLVDHWKTQIQKHVRPGQLRIYIWTDNRKPSAHSLAWDYDIVITTFNRLSVEWGTHKRSVLMQVHWLRVMLDEGHTLGSSVGLTNKLQMAVSLVASNRWILTGTPTPNTPNSHLSHLQPLLKFLHEEAYGQNQKSWEAGILRPFEAEMEEGRSRLLHLLRRCMISARKVDLKNIPPCIKKVTFVDFTEEHARSYNELVVTVRRNILMADWNDPSHVESLLNPKQWKFRSTTIKNIRLSCCVAGHIKVTDAGEDIQETMDVLVEGGLDPMSEEYAFIKYNLLYGGNCVRCGEWCRLPVITPCRHLLCLECVELDSRKCTYPGCGNLYEMQTPDTLARPENRNPKWAVPKDLIELQPSYKQDNWDPDWQSTSSSKVAYLIHKLKELQDANREIYQTKDGGTDNQNVEGLLCTSTINESDELTQEFGSFRMSPAHKRIMDKVLVFSQFLEHIHVIEQQLTIAHIKFAGMYSPMHSGNKMKSLALFQHDANCLVLLMDGSAALGLDLSFVSHVFLMEPIWDKSMEEQVISRAHRMGATRPIQVETLAMRGTIEEQMLTFLQDSEECRRFLKQEFGRTDSEGARTQRSLHDFAESNYLSHIGFVRTNPKI; encoded by the exons ATGCCAATGGAGGACGAACAAGACACATCCTTTCCCCACCACAAGCTCTGCGGTTATCTCTGTGCTGTTCTCACTGTAGACACTTCTCCTCATCCCTCCCCTCGACTCGGCACCCGCTTTCACATCCTCCGCCATAATTCCCAGCTCCTATTCAGATCCGACGACGTCGTTTTGTCGCCGGTGAATGCAGCCCAATACCAATGCGAGGGGGAACCGAAATTGGTTGGCACGGAGGAAAGTTGCGGAATTCCGAAGGGGAAGCGGAAGAGGAAGAGGAGCATTGGACTGGTCAATGGGAGTATGAGCGTAGTGGAACAGATTTACGCATTGGTTACCAACAAGTGCTTGCAGATTGATGCTCGAATGGTATGGGCTGAGGAGGTCGGTGGTGGCTCGACTTCAACCTCAGCTGCAGGGGAGGTGAGAGCAGTGTTACTCGTCGATGTTTATCTTCCGATTGAATTTTGGTCCGGCTGGCAGTTTCCCAAATGCGGATCCATTGCCGGTGCTGTGTTCAAACACTTGAG TTGTAATTGGGAACAAAGAAGGTTGATGATTGCCAATGAAGATTATTTTAAAGATACCTTAGCAGCTGGTAGGGGCATGTGGAATCTCTCTGATTGTCATGTTCTTGGATGCAAGCTACATTATGATGTCACTGATACTTCAAGGAAAAGACTATTTGAACTTCATGAAATTTTTAAGAGTTTACCTAGTATTACGGAGATGGGATATCCCAACGCTTATAGAATACAACCTGTTGGTGACTCTTGTAGATCTGGCATATGGGAACTATCTGATGACATTCTGATTAAAATACTAGCTATTCTTGGCCCAACAGATTTAGTTAGGATTGCTGTAACCTGTCGTAACTTAAGATTCTTGGCTGCATTAATCATGCCGTGTATGAAACTTAAATTATTTCCTCATCAGCAGGCAGCAGTACAGTGGATGTTACATCGTGAGCAGCATGCTGAAGTCTTGCCTCATCCCCTTTACATGGCTTTCACGACTGAAGATGGATTCTCTTTTTACATGAGCACTATTTCTGGTGAAATAGTTTCTGATATACCACCTACTGTTAATGATTTTCGTGGGGGAATGTTTTGTGATGAACCTGGCTTAGGCAAGACCATAACAGCTCTTTCCCTTATCCTCAAGACACTAGGAAAATTGGCAGATCCCCCAGATGGTGTAAATGTAATCAGGTGTACTCATAATGGTGATCAGGTATGTGGCTATTATGATCTTGGTGATGATTATGCGGTTGGTAGTATTGTGACCCCAGGAAAGAGGGATGCTAGTAAGAAAGCACAAATAGGTGCTGAGAAGCTTGGCTACTACTCGTCTAAAAGAGGCAGGCTAAGTTTTCTTAATGAGCACGTTGCAGGAGTTAGGGATTTATGCTCTAATAAAGGAAAAGAAACTCCGGCAGCTACATGCCCTGAGCCAGCAATGCCTGTGACTCGTTGCACAAGGAACTTGAGTCGCATCAGGAAAAACCTGTTTTCCACTGTAGACAAAGATTCTGGTTATTTTAATGAAACAAAGTCAGGATTGAATTCTTGTAGAGCTAAGCATGTTTTGGATGGATCAGGACAAGTCTCTTGGGGAAAGCAAACTGATATGTCATATGAACTTTCGAATGTGTCTAAGAAGCATAGCAAAGTAACTACTGATCATGACCATTGTAATGATACTTGGATTCAGTGTGATGCTTGTGGCAAGTGGCGGAGGTTTCAAGAAAGTAGTATGTCCGGTACTAATATAACATGGTTTTGTAGCATGAATACTGACCCTCTATATCAGAATTGTACCGTTCCAGAGGAAACTTGGGACAAAGGGCAGCCAATAATGTATTTACAAGGATTCTACACCAAAGGAACATCTGGAGGACAGGAACAGAATATTTCATTCTTTGCTAGTGTGCTTAAGGAGCATAGGTCCTTGATGAATTTTGCAACCAAGACAGCCTTGAGATGGTTAATTAAACTTTCTCCAGAAAAGCTCACAGAAATGGAAACAATTGGACTTAGAGGTCCTTTTATCAGCACATGTGTAGAGCCAGGTGAAGATGCCCTTGATTTTCATAAAATATTTGAATCATTTGGTCTAAGAAGAGAAGTCAAAAAGCGTATTATTATGTGGTATTACCCACAAAACCTTCACAACTTGGTCTTTGATGTGGCTGCTCTGAAAATTGCTCTTTCTCTCCCACTGGATTCAATCCGGTTATATGTATCAAAAGCAACCCTGATAGTTGTTCCTGCAAATCTAGTTGATCATTGGAAAACCCAAATTCAGAAGCATGTCAGACCTGGTCAGTTGCGGATTTATATTTGGACAGATAATAGAAAGCCTTCTGCACACAGTCTGGCCTGGGACTATGATATTGTCATAACTACTTTCAATCGCTTAAGTGTAGAATGGGGAACCCATAAGAGAAGTGTACTGATGCAGGTGCATTGGCTTAGGGTCATGTTAGATGAGGGGCACACCCTTGGATCTAGTGTTGGCTTGACAAACAAACTGCAAATGGCTGTTTCATTAGTTGCTTCAAACCGTTGGATATTAACAGGAACACCAACTCCTAATACACCCAACAGTCATCTATCACACCTTCAACCATTGCTTAAGTTTCTTCATGAGGAAGCATATGGGCAGAATCAAAAGTCGTGGGAAGCTGGAATTCTTAGGCCTTTTGAGGCGGAGATGGAAGAAGGACGGTCTCGTCTGTTGCACTTACTTCGTAGGTGCATGATTAGTGCTCGGAAGGTAGATTTGAAAAATATTCCGCCTTGCATCAAGAAAGTTACATTTGTTGATTTTACCGAGGAACATGCAAGAAGTTACAATGAACTAGTAGTTACAGTACGGCGTAATATTCTAATGGCTGACTGGAATGATCCTTCTCATGTTGAAAGTCTGTTAAATCCAAAGCAGTGGAAGTTCCGAAGCACAACTATTAAAAATATTAGGCTATCTTGCTGTGTGGCAGGGCATATAAAAGTAACAGATGCTGGTGAAGATATTCAGGAAACTATGGATGTTTTAGTTGAAGGGGGTCTTGATCCCATGTCAGAAGAGTACGCTTTTATCAAGTATAACCTCCTTTATGGTGGAAACTGTGTCAG GTGTGGGGAATGGTGCCGTTTACCTGTCATTACGCCATGTAGGCATCTTTTGTGTCTCGAATGTGTTGAGTTGGACAGTAGAAAGTGCACTTATCCTGGTTGTGGAAATTTATATGAGATGCAAACTCCTGATACCTTAGCTCGGCCAGAAAATCGAAATCCAAAGTGGGCTGTCCCAAAAGATCTTATCGAGTTACAACCATCATATAAACAG GACAACTGGGATCCTGATTGGCAATCAACGTCTAGCAGTAAAGTTGCTTATCTTATACATAAGTTGAAGGAACTACAGGATGCTAACAGGGAGATCTATCAAACTAAAGATGGTGGCACTGACAACCAAAACGTTGAGGGTTTACTTTGTACTTCTACAATAAATGAATCTGATGAACTGACCCAAGAGTTTGGTAGTTTCAGAATGAGTCCTGCTCACAAAAGAATTATGGATAAAGTATTGGTATTTTCTCAGTTTCTGGAGCATATACATGTTATTGAGCAACAG CTAACCATTGCTCATATTAAATTTGCTGGGATGTATAGTCCAATGCATTCTGGCAACAAG ATGAAGTCGTTGGCTTTGTTTCAACATGATGCAAATTGCCTGGTGCTTTTGATGGATGGAAGTGCTGCACTGGGTCTCGATTTGAGTTTTGTATCACATGTTTTTTTGATGGAACCAATATGGGACAAAAG CATGGAGGAACAAGTCATCAGTCGTGCTCATCGGATGGGTGCTACACGTCCTATTCAAGTGGAAACTTTAGCAATGCGAGGTACCATAGAAGAACAAATGCTGACTTTCTTACAG GATTCTGAAGAATGCAGAAGATTTTTAAAGCAAGAGTTTGGAAGGACTGATTCTGAAGGTGCTCGAACGCAGCGCTCATTACATGATTTTGCTGAGAGTAATTATCTCTCTCATATCGGGTTTGTGCGGACAAATCCTAAGATCTAA